The Pseudomonas kermanshahensis genome includes a window with the following:
- the clpA gene encoding ATP-dependent Clp protease ATP-binding subunit ClpA, with the protein MLNRELEVTLNLAFKEARSKRHEFMTVEHLLLALLDNEAAATVLRACGANLDKLKHDLQEFIDSTTPLIPVNDEDRETQPTLGFQRVLQRAVFHVQSSGKREVTGANVLVAIFSEQESQAVFLLKQQSVARIDVVNYIAHGISKVPGHGPNTEGDQEMQDEDGGETSSSSNPLDAYASNLNELARAGRIDPLVGREQEVERVAQILARRRKNNPLLVGEAGVGKTAIAEGLAKRIVDGQVPDLLAQSVVYSLDLGALLAGTKYRGDFEKRFKALLGELRKRPQAILFIDEIHTIIGAGAASGGVMDASNLLKPLLSSGDIRCIGSTTFQEFRGIFEKDRALARRFQKVDVSEPSVEDTVGILRGLKGRFESHHNIEYSDEALRAAAELASRYINDRHMPDKAIDVIDEAGAYQRLQPEANRVKRIEVPQVEDIVAKIARIPPKHVTSSDKELLRNLERDLKLTVFGQDAAIDSLATAIKLSRAGLKAPDKPVGSFLFAGPTGVGKTEAARQLAKALGVELVRFDMSEYMERHTVSRLIGAPPGYVGFDQGGLLTEAITKQPHCVLLLDEIEKAHPEVFNLLLQVMDHGTLTDNNGRKADFRNVILIMTTNAGAETAARASIGFTHQDHASDAMEVIRKSFTPEFRNRLDTIIQFGRLSHETIKSIVDKFLIELQAQLEDKRVLLEVSDDARGWLAASGYDVQMGARPMARLIQDKIKRPLAEEILFGELAEHGGVVHVDLRDGELVFDFETTAEVA; encoded by the coding sequence ATGTTAAACCGCGAGCTCGAAGTCACCCTCAATCTGGCCTTCAAGGAGGCTCGTTCGAAGCGTCATGAGTTCATGACCGTCGAACATCTGTTGCTGGCACTCCTTGACAATGAGGCTGCTGCGACCGTTCTGCGCGCCTGTGGCGCCAATCTCGACAAACTCAAGCACGACCTGCAAGAGTTCATCGATTCCACCACACCCCTGATTCCGGTCAACGACGAAGACCGCGAAACCCAGCCGACCCTGGGCTTCCAGCGTGTGCTGCAGCGTGCCGTGTTCCATGTGCAGAGCTCCGGCAAGCGCGAAGTGACCGGCGCCAATGTGCTGGTGGCGATCTTCAGTGAACAGGAAAGCCAGGCCGTGTTCCTGCTCAAGCAGCAGAGCGTGGCCCGTATCGACGTGGTCAACTACATCGCTCACGGTATTTCCAAGGTGCCGGGCCATGGCCCCAACACCGAAGGCGACCAGGAGATGCAGGACGAGGACGGTGGCGAAACGTCATCGTCGAGCAACCCACTGGACGCCTATGCCAGCAACCTGAACGAACTGGCACGTGCCGGGCGTATTGACCCGCTGGTGGGCCGTGAGCAGGAAGTCGAGCGTGTTGCGCAGATCCTGGCGCGCCGGCGCAAGAACAACCCGCTGCTGGTCGGTGAGGCCGGGGTGGGCAAGACGGCCATCGCCGAAGGCCTGGCCAAGCGTATCGTCGACGGCCAGGTACCTGACCTGCTGGCCCAGAGCGTGGTGTATTCCCTCGACCTGGGTGCGCTGCTGGCCGGTACCAAGTACCGCGGCGACTTCGAGAAGCGTTTCAAGGCGCTGCTCGGCGAACTGCGCAAACGCCCGCAGGCGATCCTGTTCATTGACGAGATCCATACCATCATCGGCGCCGGTGCGGCTTCCGGTGGGGTCATGGATGCGTCCAACCTGCTCAAGCCGCTGCTGTCGTCTGGCGACATTCGCTGCATCGGTTCGACTACCTTCCAGGAATTCCGCGGCATCTTCGAGAAGGACCGTGCCCTGGCGCGGCGTTTCCAGAAGGTTGATGTCAGCGAGCCTTCGGTGGAAGACACCGTGGGGATCCTGCGCGGGCTCAAGGGCCGGTTCGAGAGCCACCACAACATCGAGTACAGCGATGAAGCCCTGCGCGCCGCTGCAGAGCTGGCCTCGCGCTACATCAACGACCGGCACATGCCGGACAAGGCCATCGACGTGATCGACGAGGCGGGTGCCTACCAGCGCCTGCAGCCTGAGGCAAACCGAGTCAAGCGTATCGAGGTGCCACAAGTCGAAGACATCGTCGCCAAGATCGCGCGGATTCCGCCGAAGCATGTCACCAGTTCCGACAAGGAGCTGCTGCGCAACCTTGAGCGTGACCTGAAGCTGACCGTGTTCGGGCAGGACGCGGCCATCGACTCGCTGGCGACGGCGATCAAGCTGTCCCGTGCGGGGCTCAAGGCGCCCGACAAGCCGGTGGGTTCGTTCCTGTTCGCCGGGCCAACCGGTGTCGGCAAGACCGAAGCGGCGCGGCAGTTGGCCAAGGCGCTGGGTGTGGAGCTGGTGCGCTTCGACATGTCCGAGTACATGGAGCGGCATACCGTTTCGCGCTTGATCGGTGCACCGCCTGGCTACGTCGGGTTCGACCAGGGTGGCCTGTTGACTGAGGCGATCACCAAGCAGCCGCATTGCGTGTTGTTGCTGGACGAAATCGAGAAGGCGCACCCTGAAGTCTTCAACTTGCTGCTGCAGGTGATGGACCACGGCACGCTGACCGACAACAACGGGCGCAAGGCGGACTTCCGTAACGTGATCCTGATCATGACCACCAACGCCGGGGCTGAGACTGCGGCGCGGGCTTCGATCGGGTTTACCCATCAGGACCATGCGTCCGATGCCATGGAAGTCATTCGCAAGAGCTTCACGCCGGAGTTCCGCAACCGCCTGGACACAATCATCCAGTTTGGCCGCCTGAGCCACGAAACCATCAAGAGTATCGTCGACAAGTTCCTTATCGAACTGCAGGCGCAGCTGGAAGATAAACGTGTGCTGTTGGAGGTCAGTGATGACGCACGAGGCTGGCTGGCGGCGTCGGGCTACGACGTGCAGATGGGTGCACGGCCGATGGCGCGGCTGATCCAGGACAAGATCAAGCGGCCGCTGGCTGAAGAGATCCTGTTCGGTGAGCTGGCCGAGCATGGCGGCGTGGTGCACGTCGACTTGCGCGATGGCGAGTTGGTGTTCGACTTCGAAACCACGGCTGAGGTGGCGTGA
- a CDS encoding IS110 family transposase has product MELCTTLCVDLAKQVFQLAGEDATGRVIYENRIKSRQNFHDFLIKLPVTVTVLMECGPGAQAWARLLQAKGNPVRILPAQRVAEHRSGAKNDRNDAHAILRAGRDTSIASIPIKSTTALAIQALHRVRRGNIKRHTALGNQIRGLLLEHGVSMPQGDAAINSHVPRALEDASLPLPDLLRELLDELLTDWLSLGERIATLSRRLEATAQEDKVAQRLITIRGVGPIIATAIVAKQTEPSRFASGRMYAAFFGIVPDQHSSGNKIRLGRMSKRGDGYIRSLMIQGAHAVLSQLRPDSDQPDDHRLLRWLSRLGRKEAAIRLANRNLRIIWALLQSDQVYQRKPNSNSEAAMSL; this is encoded by the coding sequence GTGGAGCTTTGCACAACCCTCTGCGTAGACCTGGCCAAACAGGTCTTCCAGTTAGCAGGCGAGGATGCTACCGGGCGGGTGATCTACGAAAATCGCATCAAATCCCGTCAAAATTTCCATGATTTTCTAATCAAGCTGCCAGTGACGGTGACTGTCTTAATGGAGTGCGGTCCTGGTGCTCAAGCCTGGGCCAGACTACTGCAGGCCAAGGGTAATCCGGTTCGGATCCTGCCTGCGCAACGCGTTGCCGAACACCGCAGCGGCGCGAAGAATGACCGTAACGACGCCCATGCCATTTTGCGTGCCGGTCGCGATACCAGTATTGCCTCAATCCCGATCAAGAGCACTACAGCACTGGCTATTCAAGCGCTGCACCGTGTCCGGCGCGGCAACATCAAGCGGCATACAGCGCTGGGTAATCAGATACGTGGCCTGCTGCTAGAGCATGGCGTCTCCATGCCTCAAGGCGATGCGGCGATCAATTCGCATGTGCCACGGGCTCTTGAAGATGCCTCTTTACCTCTGCCCGACTTGTTGCGCGAGTTGCTCGATGAGCTGCTGACTGACTGGCTCTCTCTGGGTGAACGCATTGCGACGCTGAGTAGGCGGCTTGAAGCGACAGCCCAGGAAGATAAGGTCGCACAGCGGTTGATCACCATTCGTGGCGTGGGCCCAATCATTGCCACGGCGATCGTGGCGAAACAGACCGAGCCTAGCCGCTTCGCCAGTGGCCGAATGTATGCCGCCTTCTTCGGTATCGTGCCCGACCAGCACAGCAGCGGAAACAAAATCAGGCTGGGCAGGATGAGCAAGCGAGGTGATGGCTACATACGCAGCCTGATGATCCAGGGGGCGCATGCTGTCTTGAGTCAGCTAAGGCCTGATTCCGATCAGCCAGACGATCACCGCCTTTTACGCTGGCTATCCCGCCTTGGACGCAAGGAGGCGGCGATCAGACTGGCTAATCGAAATCTGCGCATTATCTGGGCCTTGTTGCAGAGCGATCAGGTATATCAGCGCAAACCGAACAGCAACTCGGAGGCTGCTATGAGCCTCTGA
- the infA gene encoding translation initiation factor IF-1, with translation MSKEDSFEMEGTVVDTLPNTMFRVELENGHVVTAHISGKMRKNYIRILTGDKVRVELTPYDLSKGRITYRAR, from the coding sequence ATGTCGAAAGAAGACAGCTTCGAAATGGAAGGTACTGTCGTCGACACCCTGCCCAACACCATGTTCCGCGTGGAGTTGGAAAACGGGCACGTCGTAACCGCGCACATCTCCGGAAAGATGCGCAAGAACTACATCCGTATTCTCACTGGCGACAAGGTCCGCGTCGAACTGACACCTTACGACCTGAGCAAAGGCCGCATCACGTATCGTGCGCGCTAA
- a CDS encoding arginyltransferase: MTELARLKFYATQPHSCSYLPEEQATTLFLDPSQPMDVNVYADLSEMGFRRSGDHLYRPHCQNCNACVPARIPAARFIPNRQQRRILKRNADLTVTAARPAFKEEYFDLYRRYIETRHADGDMYPPSRDQFSTFLVRDLPFCWFYEFRLAGRLLAVAVCDLLPNGLSAVYTFYEPDEERRSLGRFAILWQITEALRQNLEAVYLGYWIKNCKKMNYKTQYRPIELLINQRWVTLN; encoded by the coding sequence ATGACAGAGTTGGCGCGGTTGAAGTTTTATGCCACTCAACCCCACTCCTGCAGCTACCTGCCCGAGGAGCAGGCAACCACGCTGTTTCTCGACCCCAGCCAGCCAATGGACGTGAACGTGTACGCCGACCTGTCGGAGATGGGTTTTCGGCGCAGTGGCGATCACCTGTACCGCCCCCATTGCCAAAACTGCAACGCCTGTGTGCCAGCACGCATTCCGGCGGCGCGCTTCATCCCCAACCGCCAGCAACGGCGCATTCTCAAGCGCAACGCCGACTTGACCGTGACCGCCGCACGCCCGGCGTTCAAGGAAGAGTATTTCGACCTGTACCGGCGCTACATCGAGACACGCCACGCCGACGGCGACATGTACCCGCCCAGCCGTGATCAGTTTTCCACCTTCCTGGTACGTGACCTGCCCTTCTGCTGGTTCTACGAGTTCCGCCTGGCAGGGCGCCTGCTGGCGGTGGCGGTATGCGACCTGCTGCCCAACGGCTTGTCGGCGGTCTACACCTTCTACGAGCCCGATGAAGAGCGCCGGAGCCTGGGCCGTTTCGCCATCCTCTGGCAGATCACCGAAGCCCTTCGGCAGAACCTGGAGGCGGTTTACCTCGGGTACTGGATCAAGAACTGCAAGAAGATGAACTACAAGACCCAGTATCGCCCCATCGAGCTGCTGATCAACCAGCGCTGGGTCACCCTCAACTGA
- the aat gene encoding leucyl/phenylalanyl-tRNA--protein transferase, with product MLTWLTRDSLTFPPLEKALHEPNGLLAAGGDLSPERLVQAYRHGCFPWYQDGQPILWWSPNPRTVLLPDELHVSRSLAKFMRQGHYQVSFDTDFAGVIAACAAPRDYADGTWITDTLRAAYCELHRLGYAHSVEVRQDGELIGGLYGLAMGRLFFGESMFSRADNASKVGFVTLVTHLRQAGFVLIDCQMPTNHLHSLGARAISRADFADYLARYLDQPNSATWVP from the coding sequence ATGCTTACCTGGCTGACCCGCGACTCGCTGACCTTTCCGCCCCTGGAAAAGGCCCTGCACGAACCCAACGGCTTGCTCGCCGCCGGCGGCGACCTGAGCCCCGAGCGCCTGGTGCAGGCCTATCGCCACGGCTGCTTCCCCTGGTACCAGGACGGCCAGCCGATCCTTTGGTGGTCACCCAACCCTCGCACCGTGCTGCTGCCAGACGAACTGCACGTCTCGCGCTCGCTGGCCAAGTTCATGCGCCAGGGCCACTACCAGGTCAGTTTCGACACCGACTTCGCCGGCGTGATCGCCGCCTGCGCCGCGCCACGTGACTACGCCGACGGTACATGGATCACCGACACCCTGCGCGCGGCCTACTGCGAGCTGCACCGGCTCGGCTACGCCCATTCGGTGGAGGTGCGCCAGGACGGTGAGCTGATCGGCGGCCTGTACGGCCTGGCCATGGGCCGCCTGTTCTTCGGCGAATCGATGTTCAGCCGCGCCGACAATGCCTCCAAGGTCGGCTTCGTGACCCTGGTCACACACCTGCGCCAGGCCGGTTTTGTGCTGATCGACTGCCAGATGCCGACCAACCACCTGCACAGCCTTGGCGCGCGCGCCATCAGCCGCGCCGACTTTGCCGACTACCTCGCGCGCTACCTCGACCAGCCCAACAGCGCCACCTGGGTTCCCTAG
- a CDS encoding DNA translocase FtsK — MKKSTATPAPLPVPMWRQQLHYRLKEGALIAVGALCLYLWMALLTYDTSDPGFSHTSNIDQVQNAAGRAGAYFADILFMVLGYFAYIFPLLLAIKTWQIFRERHQPWEWSGWLFSWRLIGLVFLVLSGAALAHIHFHPPASIPFSAGGALGESLGELARSLLNVQGSTLMFIALFLFGLTVFTDLSWFKVMDLTGKITLDLFELVQGAANRWWEARNERKRLEAQLREVDEPSFNTAPAAAQKREPVKPQLRERSVEREEAPARPAPPREPVVARETVVPREQPAAPVIIPPAPARAPEPSKRVMKEKQTPLFVDSAVEGTLPSISILDPAEQKKIEYSPESLAGVGQLLEIKLKEFGVEVSVDSIHPGPVITRYEIQPAAGVKVSRIANLAKDLARSLAVTSVRVVEVIPGKTTVGIEIPNENRQMVRFSEVLSSPQFDESKSPVALALGHDIGGKPVITDLAKMPHLLVAGTTGSGKSVGVNAMILSILFKSGPEDARLIMIDPKMLELSIYEGIPHLLCPVVTDMKDAANALRWSVAEMERRYKLMAAMGVRNLGGFNRKIKDAQEAGEVIHDPLYRRESMDDEPPALKTLPTIVVVVDEFADMMMIVGKKVEELIARIAQKARAAGIHLILATQRPSVDVITGLIKANIPTRMAFQVSSKIDSRTIIDQGGAEQLLGHGDMLYMPPGTSLPIRVHGAFVSDDEVHRVVEAWKLRGAPDYNDDILNGVEEAGSGFEGGGGGGDGDDSESDALYDEAVQFVLESRRASISAVQRKLKIGYNRAARMIEAMEMAGVVTPMNSNGSREVIAPGGPRD; from the coding sequence TTGAAGAAATCCACCGCAACTCCAGCTCCCTTGCCAGTGCCTATGTGGCGGCAGCAGCTGCACTATCGTCTCAAGGAAGGTGCGTTGATCGCTGTCGGCGCCCTGTGCCTGTACCTGTGGATGGCGCTGCTGACCTACGACACTTCCGACCCTGGCTTCAGCCACACCAGCAACATTGACCAGGTGCAAAACGCCGCCGGGCGAGCAGGGGCCTACTTCGCCGACATCCTGTTCATGGTGCTGGGCTATTTCGCCTACATCTTCCCGCTGCTGCTGGCGATCAAGACCTGGCAGATCTTCCGCGAGCGCCACCAACCCTGGGAATGGAGCGGCTGGCTGTTCTCCTGGCGCCTGATCGGGCTGGTGTTCCTGGTGCTGTCGGGCGCAGCCCTGGCGCATATCCATTTCCACCCGCCGGCCAGCATTCCGTTCTCCGCGGGCGGTGCCCTCGGCGAAAGCCTGGGCGAACTGGCGCGCAGCCTGCTGAACGTGCAGGGCAGCACGTTGATGTTCATTGCCCTGTTCCTGTTTGGCCTGACGGTGTTCACCGACCTGTCCTGGTTCAAAGTGATGGACCTTACCGGCAAGATCACCCTCGACCTGTTCGAGCTGGTGCAAGGCGCCGCCAACCGCTGGTGGGAAGCCCGCAACGAGCGCAAGCGCCTGGAAGCGCAGTTGCGTGAGGTGGATGAGCCGAGTTTCAACACCGCGCCAGCGGCTGCGCAGAAGCGCGAGCCGGTCAAACCTCAGCTGCGTGAGCGTAGCGTCGAGCGCGAAGAGGCGCCCGCCCGGCCTGCCCCACCACGCGAACCCGTGGTGGCGCGCGAGACAGTGGTGCCCCGCGAGCAACCTGCGGCGCCAGTGATCATCCCGCCAGCCCCGGCCAGGGCGCCAGAGCCGAGCAAGCGGGTGATGAAGGAAAAACAGACCCCGCTGTTCGTCGACAGCGCTGTGGAAGGCACGTTGCCGTCGATCTCCATTCTCGATCCGGCCGAGCAGAAAAAGATCGAGTACTCGCCAGAATCCCTGGCCGGTGTTGGCCAGTTGCTGGAAATCAAGCTCAAGGAATTCGGCGTGGAAGTCTCGGTGGACTCCATCCACCCCGGCCCGGTCATTACCCGCTACGAAATCCAGCCCGCGGCAGGGGTCAAGGTCAGCCGTATCGCCAACCTGGCCAAGGACCTGGCGCGCTCGCTGGCGGTGACCAGCGTGCGCGTGGTCGAGGTAATCCCGGGCAAGACCACCGTGGGTATCGAGATCCCTAACGAAAACCGGCAGATGGTGCGCTTCTCTGAAGTGCTGTCGTCACCGCAGTTCGACGAGTCCAAGTCGCCGGTTGCATTGGCCTTGGGCCATGACATCGGTGGCAAACCGGTGATCACCGACCTGGCCAAGATGCCGCACCTGCTGGTGGCCGGTACTACCGGTTCTGGTAAGTCGGTGGGTGTGAACGCGATGATCTTGTCGATTCTGTTCAAGTCCGGCCCGGAAGACGCGCGGCTGATCATGATCGACCCGAAGATGCTCGAACTGTCGATCTACGAAGGCATCCCGCACCTGTTGTGCCCGGTGGTCACCGACATGAAGGACGCCGCCAACGCGCTGCGCTGGAGCGTCGCCGAGATGGAGCGGCGCTACAAGCTGATGGCCGCGATGGGCGTGCGTAACCTGGGCGGCTTCAACCGCAAGATCAAGGACGCTCAGGAGGCCGGCGAGGTCATCCACGACCCGCTGTACCGTCGCGAGAGCATGGACGACGAGCCACCCGCGCTGAAGACCCTGCCGACCATCGTGGTGGTGGTCGACGAATTCGCCGACATGATGATGATCGTCGGCAAGAAGGTCGAAGAACTGATCGCCCGTATCGCTCAGAAAGCGCGGGCCGCCGGTATTCACCTGATCCTCGCCACCCAGCGCCCGTCGGTTGACGTGATCACCGGCCTGATCAAGGCCAACATCCCGACGCGCATGGCGTTCCAGGTGTCGAGCAAGATCGACTCCCGCACCATCATCGACCAGGGTGGCGCCGAGCAGTTGCTCGGTCACGGTGACATGCTGTACATGCCACCCGGCACCAGCCTGCCGATCCGCGTGCACGGTGCGTTCGTTTCCGATGACGAAGTGCACCGCGTGGTGGAAGCCTGGAAGCTGCGTGGCGCGCCGGACTACAACGATGACATCCTCAACGGCGTCGAAGAGGCCGGCAGCGGCTTCGAAGGTGGCGGCGGGGGTGGTGACGGCGACGATTCGGAAAGCGATGCACTGTATGATGAAGCCGTGCAGTTCGTGCTCGAGAGCCGCCGTGCCTCCATTTCGGCTGTGCAGCGCAAGCTGAAGATCGGCTACAACCGTGCCGCACGCATGATCGAGGCAATGGAGATGGCCGGCGTGGTCACCCCGATGAACAGCAACGGCTCGCGGGAAGTGATAGCCCCAGGCGGCCCGCGCGATTGA
- the lolA gene encoding outer membrane lipoprotein chaperone LolA, giving the protein MRAIRMLLVSALAMGSVSAHAGELDVKRLTQLLEKSQTIDANFSQLTLGADGTSLQETKGQMTVKRPGLFYWHTDAPQEQVVVSDGKMVTLWDPDLEQATIKKLDVRLNQTPALLLSGDVSKISQSFDIASKEQGEVMDFTLKPKTKDTLFDSLRVSFRKGLINDMQLIDSVGQRTNILFSGVKANQAVPDSKFKFDVPKGADIIQE; this is encoded by the coding sequence ATGCGCGCGATTCGCATGCTGTTGGTTTCTGCCCTGGCCATGGGCTCTGTGTCGGCCCATGCCGGCGAGTTGGACGTGAAGCGCCTGACCCAGTTGCTGGAAAAGTCGCAGACGATCGATGCCAATTTCTCTCAGCTGACGCTGGGTGCCGACGGCACCAGCCTGCAGGAGACCAAGGGCCAGATGACCGTCAAGCGCCCGGGCCTGTTCTACTGGCACACCGATGCCCCGCAGGAGCAGGTGGTGGTGTCTGATGGCAAGATGGTCACCCTGTGGGATCCGGACCTTGAGCAGGCCACCATCAAGAAGCTTGATGTACGCCTGAACCAGACCCCGGCGCTGCTGCTGTCCGGTGACGTGTCGAAGATCAGCCAGAGCTTCGACATCGCGTCCAAGGAGCAGGGCGAAGTCATGGATTTCACCTTGAAGCCGAAAACCAAGGACACCTTGTTCGACTCCCTGCGCGTGTCGTTCCGCAAGGGCCTGATCAATGACATGCAGCTGATTGACAGTGTCGGCCAGCGGACCAACATCCTGTTCAGTGGGGTGAAGGCCAACCAGGCAGTGCCTGACAGCAAGTTCAAGTTCGATGTCCCGAAAGGCGCGGATATCATCCAGGAGTAA
- a CDS encoding replication-associated recombination protein A, which yields MDLFRSEPVAQPLAARLRPSNLDEYVGQEHLLARGKPLREALEQGALHSMIFWGPPGVGKTTLARLLAQFCDAHFETVSAVLAGVKEIRQAVEVAKQQAAQYGRRTILFVDEVHRFNKSQQDAFLPYVEDGTLIFIGATTENPSFELNNALLSRARVYVLKSLDEPALRKLVDRALSEERGLGKHNLQVGDEAFKMLMAAADGDGRRMLNFLENASDLAEDGSEIGVELLQSLLGDSRRRFDKGGEAFYDQISALHKSVRGSNPDAALYWFARMLDGGCDPLYIARRVVRMASEDIGNADPRALSLCLSAWDVQERLGSPEGELAVAQAITYIACAPKSNAVYMGFKTALREAAEHGSLEVPLHLRNAPTKLMKQLGYGDEYRYAHDEPDAYAAGEDYFPDQLEPRQYYQPVPRGLELKIGEKLRHLAELDRSSPRQRRKP from the coding sequence ATGGACCTGTTTCGAAGCGAACCCGTCGCCCAGCCCCTGGCTGCTCGCCTGCGCCCGTCCAACCTGGACGAGTACGTTGGCCAAGAGCACCTGCTGGCGCGCGGCAAGCCGCTGCGCGAGGCGCTGGAGCAGGGGGCGTTGCACTCGATGATCTTCTGGGGGCCGCCCGGGGTGGGCAAAACCACCCTGGCGCGGCTGCTGGCGCAGTTCTGTGATGCGCACTTCGAAACGGTCTCGGCGGTACTGGCAGGGGTCAAGGAGATCCGCCAGGCGGTCGAGGTGGCCAAGCAGCAGGCGGCCCAGTATGGCCGCCGGACCATCCTGTTCGTCGACGAAGTGCACCGCTTCAACAAGTCGCAGCAGGACGCCTTTTTGCCCTACGTGGAAGACGGCACGCTGATCTTCATTGGCGCCACCACCGAAAACCCGTCCTTCGAGCTGAACAATGCGTTGCTTTCCCGCGCGCGGGTGTATGTGCTCAAGAGCCTGGACGAGCCGGCGCTGCGCAAGCTCGTCGACCGAGCCTTGAGCGAAGAGCGCGGCCTGGGCAAGCACAACCTGCAGGTGGGCGACGAGGCCTTCAAGATGCTCATGGCGGCCGCCGACGGCGATGGCCGGCGCATGCTCAACTTTCTGGAAAACGCCTCGGACCTGGCTGAAGATGGCAGCGAAATTGGCGTCGAGCTGCTGCAAAGCCTGCTCGGTGACAGCCGTCGGCGCTTCGATAAGGGCGGCGAGGCGTTCTATGACCAGATCTCGGCGTTGCACAAATCGGTGCGTGGCTCCAACCCCGATGCCGCGCTGTACTGGTTCGCGCGTATGCTCGACGGGGGGTGCGACCCGCTGTACATCGCCCGCCGCGTGGTGCGCATGGCCAGCGAAGACATCGGCAATGCCGACCCTCGTGCCCTGAGCCTGTGCCTGTCGGCGTGGGACGTGCAAGAGCGCCTGGGCAGCCCCGAGGGTGAGCTGGCCGTGGCCCAGGCCATTACCTACATCGCCTGTGCGCCAAAGAGCAATGCGGTGTACATGGGCTTCAAGACTGCCCTGCGCGAGGCGGCCGAGCATGGTTCGCTGGAAGTGCCGCTGCACCTGCGTAACGCCCCGACCAAGTTGATGAAGCAATTGGGCTACGGCGACGAATACCGCTATGCCCATGACGAGCCCGATGCCTACGCGGCAGGTGAAGACTACTTCCCTGACCAACTCGAGCCTCGCCAGTATTACCAACCCGTGCCCCGCGGCCTGGAGCTGAAAATCGGCGAGAAGCTACGGCACCTGGCCGAGCTGGATCGCAGCAGCCCCCGGCAACGGAGAAAACCATGA
- the crcB gene encoding fluoride efflux transporter CrcB — MIALIAAVSAGGIAGTLLRFATTNWVVAHWPRHFYLGTLAVNLIGCLLIGLLYGLFLHKPMVPVELRAGLIVGFLGGLTTFSSFSLDTVRLMESGQMPLALGYTGISVVGGLLATWAGLSLTRF; from the coding sequence ATGATTGCACTGATCGCTGCCGTCAGTGCAGGCGGTATCGCGGGTACTTTGCTGCGCTTTGCGACCACCAACTGGGTGGTCGCCCACTGGCCACGGCACTTCTATCTCGGTACGCTGGCCGTCAATCTGATCGGCTGCTTGTTGATCGGCCTGCTGTATGGCCTGTTTTTGCACAAGCCCATGGTGCCGGTCGAGCTGCGCGCGGGCCTGATCGTCGGCTTCCTGGGCGGCTTAACCACGTTTTCCTCCTTTTCGCTCGATACCGTACGCCTCATGGAAAGCGGGCAGATGCCCCTGGCTTTGGGCTATACCGGTATCAGCGTGGTGGGCGGGCTGCTCGCGACTTGGGCCGGCCTGTCCTTGACCCGATTCTGA